The following are from one region of the Remersonia thermophila strain ATCC 22073 chromosome 6, whole genome shotgun sequence genome:
- a CDS encoding 40S ribosomal protein eS10, producing the protein MLIPKADRKAIHEYLFREGVMVAEKNYESTHETGIRNLYVVKAMQSLTSRGYVKTQFSWQYYYYTLTPEGLDYLREWLHLPAEIVPATHIKQQRSHAPPRGMLGGDERGERRFGGRGRGDRGDREGGYRRRDEDKDGGAPGNFNPQFRGGFGRGRPREAAAPPS; encoded by the exons ATGCTTATTCCCAAGGCTGATCGCAAGGCGATCCATGAG TACCTCTTCCGGGAGGGCGTCATGGTCGCCGAGAAGAA CTACGAGTCGACCCACGAGACGGGCATCCGCAACCTCTACGTCGTCAAGGCCATGCAGTCCCTGACGTCCCGCGGCTACGTCAAGACCCAGTTCTCGTGGCAATACTACTACTACACCCTGACCCCCGAGGGTCTCGACTACCTCCGCGAGTGGCTGCACCTGCCCGCCGAGATCGTTCCTGCCACCCACATCAAGCAGCAGCGCTCCcacgccccgccccgcggcatgctcggcggcgacgagcgcggcgagcggaggttcggcggccgcggccgtggcgaccgTGGCGACCGGGAGGGCGGCTACAGGCGCCGGGATGAGGACAAGGATGGCGGTGCGCCGGGCAACTTCAACCCTCAGTT CCGTGGTGGTTTCGGTCGTGGTCGTCCCCGtgaggctgctgctccccCCTCGTAA